From the genome of Mesorhizobium japonicum MAFF 303099, one region includes:
- a CDS encoding DUF2259 domain-containing protein — translation MRYSGSIVAKPVFALTVGAVLAISTAPALAGDAAARRIIGFSPDGRYFAFEQYGEFDAGASTSETDIIDTRTDEFVGSKPILIVDGGLPIAA, via the coding sequence ATGCGCTATTCTGGGTCGATCGTGGCAAAACCGGTGTTTGCGCTGACGGTCGGTGCGGTGCTCGCGATCTCAACCGCACCCGCTTTGGCCGGAGATGCCGCGGCCAGACGCATCATCGGTTTTTCGCCCGATGGCCGCTATTTCGCCTTCGAGCAATACGGTGAGTTCGATGCCGGCGCCTCGACTTCCGAAACCGATATCATCGACACGCGCACCGATGAATTCGTCGGTAGCAAGCCGATCCTGATCGTCGACGGAGGCCTGCCGATAGCCGCCTAA
- the dhaK gene encoding dihydroxyacetone kinase subunit DhaK, whose amino-acid sequence MKKFMNAVDTVLTESLDGFVAAHADILALGEEHKFVRRRALRPGKVALISGGGSGHEPLHAGFVGHGMLDAACPGQVFTSPTPDQMLAATQAVDSGAGCLFIVKNYEGDVMNFDMAAEMSDGVLRVVTNDDVAVENSSYTTGRRGVAGTLVVEKIVGAAAEHGLALPVLKALGERVNAATRSMGVALTSGTVPAAGKPTFDIGDGEMEFGVGIHGEPGRRRDTLKSADAIAEEICASILGDLGDKAKGPALLFVNGFGGTPLMELYLMYNSARRILEKRGVTIVRSLVGSYVTSLDMAGCSITLTMLDDEMTGWWDAPVHTAALRWGM is encoded by the coding sequence ATGAAGAAATTTATGAACGCGGTGGACACGGTGCTGACCGAGAGCCTCGACGGTTTCGTGGCTGCCCATGCCGATATCCTCGCGCTTGGCGAAGAACACAAATTCGTCCGCCGCAGGGCGTTGCGGCCGGGCAAGGTGGCGCTGATCTCCGGCGGCGGCTCGGGCCACGAGCCGCTGCATGCCGGCTTTGTCGGCCATGGCATGCTGGACGCCGCCTGCCCCGGCCAGGTGTTCACCTCGCCGACGCCGGACCAGATGCTGGCGGCGACGCAGGCCGTCGACAGCGGCGCCGGCTGCCTGTTCATCGTCAAGAATTACGAGGGCGATGTGATGAATTTCGACATGGCGGCCGAAATGTCTGACGGCGTTCTACGGGTGGTGACCAATGACGATGTCGCCGTCGAGAATTCGTCCTATACGACCGGCCGTCGCGGCGTCGCCGGCACGCTGGTGGTGGAAAAGATCGTCGGCGCGGCGGCCGAGCATGGCCTGGCGCTGCCGGTGCTGAAGGCGCTGGGCGAGCGCGTCAACGCCGCCACCCGCTCGATGGGCGTGGCGCTGACCAGCGGCACCGTGCCGGCGGCAGGCAAGCCGACCTTCGATATCGGCGACGGCGAGATGGAATTCGGCGTCGGCATCCATGGCGAACCCGGCCGCCGGCGCGACACGTTGAAGAGCGCGGACGCGATCGCCGAGGAAATCTGCGCGTCGATCCTGGGCGATCTCGGCGACAAGGCGAAAGGCCCCGCGCTGCTGTTCGTCAACGGCTTCGGCGGCACGCCGCTGATGGAGCTCTATCTGATGTACAACAGCGCGCGAAGAATTCTCGAGAAGCGTGGCGTGACGATAGTCCGTTCGCTTGTCGGCAGCTATGTCACCTCGCTCGACATGGCCGGCTGCTCGATCACGCTCACCATGCTCGATGACGAGATGACCGGCTGGTGGGATGCGCCGGTCCATACGGCGGCATTGCGCTGGGGCATGTAG
- the ptsP gene encoding phosphoenolpyruvate--protein phosphotransferase, with the protein MRIEGVPASAGYAEGPLFDLDRPPAVYAGKATLAEEKTSLQAAIGTAVSRLSAMAEAADSDAAGILEFHIAMLEDDALRGPAFASITSGQTADVAWREALDAEIAGYEASDQDYFRARATDLRDIRDQVLRALTEDVDSAAPTGAILCGEDIAPTRFLETDWSHGGGIALKAGSTASHVAMLARSRGVPMVVGLREMSASPAGMALLDAEHGSIVLAPSPAEIGAFRQSSASFAARQGKAQRFLARPAVTKAGTAVRVQVNIADPSDVDGIDVATCDGVGLMRTEFLFGKNLPDEETQYRAYRKVLEWAGEKPVTIRTVDAGGDKPVPGFTVEEGNPFLGLRGIRLSLARLDIFRIQIRALLRAAPHGNLRVMFPMIAMADEYERAAALFAEEQAALAAGGVAQKMPPLGIMVEVPSVAIAPEAFAGVAFFSIGSNDLTQYVMAAARDNAAVAHFNSVRHPAVLRLIGSVAAFGRENGIPVSLCGDAGGDPAAIPSLLEAGLRDLSVAPAQLAMAKAAIADVSV; encoded by the coding sequence ATGCGGATTGAGGGTGTTCCGGCCTCGGCCGGCTATGCCGAGGGGCCGCTGTTCGACCTCGACCGGCCGCCGGCCGTCTACGCAGGCAAAGCCACATTAGCGGAAGAGAAGACGTCGCTGCAAGCCGCGATCGGCACGGCAGTGAGCCGGCTTTCCGCCATGGCGGAGGCAGCCGACAGCGACGCCGCCGGCATACTCGAATTCCACATTGCCATGCTGGAAGACGACGCCTTGAGAGGGCCGGCCTTCGCGTCGATCACGTCCGGACAGACCGCCGACGTGGCATGGCGAGAGGCGCTCGATGCCGAGATCGCCGGTTACGAGGCCTCCGACCAGGACTATTTCCGTGCCCGCGCCACGGACCTGCGCGATATCAGGGACCAAGTGCTGCGTGCCCTGACCGAGGACGTCGACAGCGCGGCGCCTACCGGTGCCATCCTCTGTGGCGAGGACATCGCGCCGACGCGCTTTCTCGAAACCGACTGGAGCCATGGCGGCGGCATCGCGCTGAAGGCGGGCAGCACCGCCAGCCACGTCGCCATGCTGGCGCGCTCACGTGGCGTGCCTATGGTCGTGGGTCTGCGCGAAATGTCTGCCAGTCCTGCCGGCATGGCACTGCTCGACGCCGAGCATGGCAGCATCGTGCTGGCGCCCTCGCCGGCGGAGATCGGCGCGTTCCGGCAGTCATCCGCTTCCTTCGCGGCCCGTCAGGGCAAGGCGCAGCGTTTTCTGGCGCGGCCGGCGGTGACCAAGGCCGGCACGGCGGTGCGCGTGCAAGTCAACATCGCCGACCCATCCGATGTCGACGGCATTGACGTCGCGACCTGCGACGGGGTCGGGCTGATGCGAACAGAGTTCTTGTTCGGCAAGAATTTGCCGGATGAGGAGACGCAATACCGCGCCTATCGCAAGGTGCTGGAATGGGCCGGGGAAAAACCGGTGACGATCCGTACTGTCGATGCGGGCGGCGACAAGCCGGTGCCGGGCTTCACCGTCGAGGAAGGCAATCCATTCCTTGGCCTGCGCGGGATCAGGCTGTCGCTGGCGCGGCTCGACATTTTTCGCATACAGATCAGGGCATTGCTGCGCGCCGCGCCACACGGCAATCTCAGAGTGATGTTTCCGATGATCGCCATGGCCGACGAGTATGAGCGCGCAGCCGCCCTGTTCGCCGAAGAGCAGGCAGCCCTTGCCGCGGGCGGTGTCGCGCAAAAGATGCCGCCGCTGGGCATCATGGTCGAGGTGCCGTCGGTGGCCATCGCGCCCGAGGCCTTCGCCGGCGTGGCCTTCTTCTCGATCGGCTCCAACGATCTGACGCAATATGTGATGGCGGCCGCGCGGGATAACGCTGCTGTGGCCCATTTCAATTCGGTCCGCCACCCGGCGGTGCTGCGGCTGATCGGCTCGGTCGCCGCCTTTGGACGGGAAAACGGCATTCCCGTCAGCCTGTGCGGCGATGCCGGCGGCGATCCGGCAGCGATCCCGTCGCTGCTCGAAGCGGGCCTGCGCGATCTGTCCGTCGCGCCGGCGCAACTCGCCATGGCCAAGGCGGCCATCGCGGATGTTTCGGTCTAG
- a CDS encoding HPr family phosphocarrier protein translates to MSAAAEATVLITHDVGLHARPSVKFTKLAKTFAADVEIALAANGPWFDAKSIVKVMAAKAPKGTMLYIRARGSGADDAVRALIDLVQRDFDEDAGHVRSA, encoded by the coding sequence ATGTCCGCAGCCGCCGAAGCGACCGTTTTGATCACCCACGATGTGGGGCTGCATGCGCGTCCTTCGGTGAAGTTCACCAAGCTGGCCAAGACGTTTGCCGCCGACGTGGAAATCGCGCTTGCCGCCAACGGGCCGTGGTTCGACGCCAAGAGCATCGTCAAGGTGATGGCAGCCAAGGCGCCGAAGGGAACGATGCTGTACATCAGGGCTAGGGGCAGCGGCGCCGATGACGCGGTACGCGCGCTGATCGACCTGGTGCAGCGAGATTTCGACGAGGACGCCGGTCATGTCCGCTCGGCGTGA
- the dhaM gene encoding dihydroxyacetone kinase phosphoryl donor subunit DhaM gives MSNVGIVIVSHSPLVAEGTADMVRQMVGDEVPLAWCGGNGHGGLGTNVEAIMGAIDKAWSEAGVAILVDLGGAETNSEMAVEMIGEPRAQKIIVCNAPIVEGAVMAATESSGGASLKEVVATAHELSPS, from the coding sequence ATGAGCAATGTCGGGATCGTGATCGTGTCGCATTCGCCGCTGGTCGCGGAGGGCACGGCCGACATGGTACGCCAGATGGTGGGCGACGAAGTGCCGCTTGCATGGTGCGGCGGAAACGGCCATGGCGGGCTCGGCACCAATGTCGAGGCGATCATGGGCGCCATCGACAAGGCCTGGTCGGAAGCCGGCGTTGCCATCCTCGTCGATCTCGGCGGCGCCGAGACCAACTCGGAAATGGCGGTGGAGATGATCGGCGAGCCGCGTGCGCAGAAGATCATCGTGTGCAACGCGCCGATCGTCGAGGGCGCGGTGATGGCCGCGACCGAATCCTCCGGCGGCGCCTCGCTGAAGGAAGTGGTGGCGACGGCGCATGAATTGTCGCCGTCGTGA
- the dhaL gene encoding dihydroxyacetone kinase subunit DhaL, whose translation MAALNLARLIAVAADTIAAHAEELTALDQAIGDGDHGLNMKRGFEAVRAEADAFAAKPLPDALKAIGTKLVMTVGGASGPLFGTLFMALGKAIAADPDRKNLAAAFGKAVEAVAARGKSQIGQKTMLDVLQPVHDALAGDKTAAEIADIADAAAEATVPMKALRGRASFLGERSVGHMDAGARSTALLVRSVGQAIGESA comes from the coding sequence ATGGCGGCGTTGAACCTTGCCAGGCTGATCGCGGTGGCCGCCGATACGATTGCCGCTCACGCCGAGGAATTGACGGCGCTCGACCAGGCGATCGGCGACGGCGACCATGGGCTGAACATGAAGCGCGGCTTCGAGGCCGTGCGAGCCGAGGCCGATGCGTTCGCCGCAAAACCGCTGCCTGACGCCCTGAAAGCGATCGGCACCAAGCTGGTGATGACGGTCGGCGGCGCTTCGGGTCCCTTGTTCGGTACGCTGTTCATGGCGCTGGGCAAGGCGATTGCGGCGGATCCCGATCGCAAGAACCTGGCCGCTGCGTTCGGCAAGGCGGTCGAAGCCGTGGCCGCGCGCGGCAAGTCGCAGATCGGCCAAAAAACCATGCTCGATGTGCTGCAGCCGGTGCATGACGCCCTGGCCGGGGACAAGACGGCGGCTGAGATCGCCGATATCGCCGACGCCGCCGCAGAAGCGACCGTGCCGATGAAGGCGCTGCGCGGCCGCGCCTCGTTCCTCGGCGAGCGCTCGGTCGGCCATATGGATGCCGGCGCGCGCTCGACCGCGCTGCTGGTGCGCTCGGTGGGGCAAGCGATCGGGGAAAGCGCATGA
- a CDS encoding dihydroxyacetone kinase subunit DhaK, with translation MKHFFNRRETIVTEALDGLLRTIGSGDLARLDGYPEIKVVLRADWDKSRVSVVSGGGAGHEPSHAGFVGKGMLTAAVSGEIFASPSVEAVLAAIRAVTGPAGCLLIVKNYTGDRLNFGLAAEKARAEGFRVEMVIVADDIALPDIAQPRGVAGTLFVHKISGHLSEAGHNLADIAAAARAAAKDIVSLGMSLSSCSIPGQPHEDRFGADDGELGLGIHGEPGVERIALQSVDRLVAIMAERLAAGLDPKASHALLINNLGAVPPLEMSLIANAVLASPLAKTVKLTIGPGPLMTALNMNGFSLSLIRLDAAREAALLAPVGPHAWMPAKPVAAPVIVPMAKAAGQSVAHKASQDASSRRLIVTVCEKLISLEASLNGLDAKAGDGDTGSTVATGARSILERLDVLPLANPAATLGAIGDILSSSMGGSSGVLLSIFFTAAAQVLGGGASLSKALLAGLERMTFYGGAKPGDRTMVDALEPALKALDADGLEEAAAAAQRGAEATAAMEKAKAGRSAYVGTKLQGVVDPGAHAVAEVFSAAATLLVTA, from the coding sequence ATGAAGCACTTTTTCAACCGCAGGGAAACGATCGTCACCGAGGCGCTGGACGGCCTGTTGCGCACCATCGGCTCAGGCGATCTCGCGCGCCTCGACGGCTATCCCGAGATCAAGGTCGTGCTGCGCGCCGACTGGGACAAGTCGAGGGTCAGCGTCGTTTCCGGCGGCGGCGCCGGGCATGAGCCTTCGCATGCCGGCTTTGTCGGCAAGGGCATGCTGACGGCGGCGGTCTCGGGCGAGATCTTCGCCTCGCCGAGCGTCGAAGCGGTGCTCGCTGCCATCCGCGCGGTCACCGGCCCGGCCGGCTGTCTGCTTATCGTCAAGAACTACACCGGCGACCGGCTCAATTTCGGCCTAGCGGCGGAAAAGGCGCGCGCCGAGGGCTTTCGCGTCGAGATGGTGATCGTTGCCGACGACATCGCGCTGCCCGATATCGCCCAGCCGCGCGGCGTCGCCGGTACCCTGTTCGTGCACAAGATTTCCGGCCATCTGTCGGAGGCCGGCCACAATCTGGCTGATATCGCGGCGGCGGCACGGGCGGCGGCAAAGGATATCGTTTCGCTCGGCATGTCGCTGTCCTCCTGTTCCATCCCCGGCCAGCCGCATGAAGACAGGTTTGGCGCGGACGACGGCGAACTTGGCCTTGGCATTCATGGCGAGCCGGGCGTCGAGCGGATTGCCTTGCAAAGCGTCGACAGGCTGGTCGCGATCATGGCGGAGCGCCTCGCAGCAGGGCTCGACCCGAAGGCGAGCCATGCCTTGCTGATCAACAATCTCGGCGCGGTGCCGCCCCTCGAAATGTCGCTGATTGCCAATGCGGTGCTAGCCTCGCCACTGGCCAAGACTGTCAAGCTGACGATCGGCCCCGGCCCGCTGATGACGGCGCTCAACATGAACGGCTTCTCGTTGTCGCTGATCCGGCTCGATGCGGCGCGCGAAGCAGCCCTGCTGGCGCCGGTCGGCCCGCATGCCTGGATGCCGGCCAAGCCGGTCGCGGCACCTGTCATCGTGCCGATGGCGAAGGCAGCCGGACAAAGTGTTGCGCACAAGGCCAGCCAGGATGCCAGCAGCAGGCGCCTGATCGTCACGGTCTGCGAAAAATTGATCTCGCTCGAAGCGTCATTGAACGGGCTCGACGCCAAGGCGGGCGACGGCGACACCGGCTCGACGGTGGCGACCGGCGCGCGCAGCATCCTGGAACGGCTCGACGTCCTGCCGCTGGCGAACCCTGCGGCGACGCTTGGCGCAATCGGCGACATATTGAGTTCGTCGATGGGCGGCTCGAGCGGGGTGCTGCTGTCGATCTTCTTCACGGCGGCGGCACAGGTCCTCGGTGGCGGCGCCAGTCTGTCCAAGGCACTGCTTGCCGGGCTCGAGCGGATGACTTTCTACGGCGGCGCCAAACCGGGTGATCGCACCATGGTCGATGCGCTGGAGCCCGCGCTAAAAGCGCTCGACGCCGATGGCCTGGAGGAGGCAGCGGCCGCCGCCCAGCGCGGGGCCGAGGCGACAGCCGCCATGGAAAAGGCGAAGGCCGGACGGTCGGCCTATGTCGGCACCAAATTGCAAGGCGTGGTCGACCCCGGCGCCCATGCGGTGGCCGAGGTGTTTTCGGCCGCCGCCACGCTGCTCGTCACGGCCTGA
- a CDS encoding ABC transporter ATP-binding protein — MADVHIKNVTKSFGEHVAVNGLDLHIADGEFVVLLGPTGAGKTTTLRLIAGLERPDAGTIEIGGHNATALSPAERDTAFVFQQYSLYPHLSVYDNLAFPLRSPARKIPEDQIRRRVEEVAKMVRIHHKLANRSTKLSGGEMQRVAIGRALVRKPAIYLMDEPLSSLDAKLRADLRLELKRIQSELGATMLYVTHDQIEAMTMADRIGILADGVLVQIGSPRTIYSEPANLHVAARLGQPAINLLPTGLLPDGGAPVGTKTIGARTEHLTIEKAMNGQADGVVDWVEHLGDQNHLHVTVGPKKLVTLTDPDTDLAQGDKVVIRYRSPLYFGANGQRLM, encoded by the coding sequence ATGGCTGACGTGCACATCAAGAATGTGACCAAGAGCTTTGGCGAGCATGTCGCTGTCAACGGTCTCGACCTGCACATAGCAGACGGTGAATTCGTCGTGCTGCTCGGGCCGACCGGGGCCGGCAAGACGACGACGCTGCGGCTGATCGCCGGGCTGGAGCGGCCAGATGCCGGCACCATCGAAATCGGCGGCCATAATGCGACGGCGCTGTCGCCGGCCGAGCGCGACACGGCCTTCGTGTTCCAGCAATACTCGCTCTATCCGCATCTGTCGGTCTACGACAATCTCGCCTTCCCGCTGCGCTCGCCGGCTCGGAAAATCCCGGAGGACCAGATCCGCCGGCGGGTCGAGGAAGTGGCAAAGATGGTGCGCATCCATCACAAGCTCGCTAATCGCTCGACCAAGCTTTCCGGCGGCGAAATGCAGCGCGTCGCCATCGGCCGGGCGCTGGTGCGCAAGCCGGCGATCTATCTGATGGACGAGCCGCTGTCATCGCTCGACGCCAAGCTGCGCGCGGATCTGCGGCTGGAGCTGAAGCGCATCCAGTCCGAACTCGGCGCGACCATGCTTTATGTCACCCACGATCAGATCGAGGCGATGACCATGGCCGACCGCATCGGCATCCTCGCCGACGGCGTGCTCGTGCAGATCGGCTCGCCGCGAACCATCTATTCGGAGCCGGCAAACCTGCATGTCGCGGCTAGGCTTGGCCAGCCGGCGATCAATCTTCTGCCGACCGGCCTTCTGCCCGATGGCGGCGCGCCGGTGGGCACCAAGACGATCGGCGCGCGCACCGAACATCTGACGATCGAGAAAGCGATGAATGGCCAGGCCGATGGTGTCGTCGACTGGGTCGAGCATCTCGGCGACCAGAACCATCTGCATGTGACGGTGGGGCCGAAGAAACTGGTGACGCTGACCGACCCCGACACCGACCTGGCGCAAGGCGACAAAGTGGTGATCCGCTACCGTTCGCCACTCTATTTCGGCGCCAATGGACAAAGATTGATGTGA
- a CDS encoding ABC transporter ATP-binding protein, with the protein MAEIRVQHLRKAFGDFVAVQDSNFVVEDGEFFVMLGPSGCGKTTTLRMIAGLELPTGGEILLGGEDVTMLRARERDIAFVFQLFALYPHMNVRKNIGFPLLAQGMPSAEIRARVEETAKLLRIDHLLNKSVSGLAGGDRQRVALGRAIVRRPKCFLMDEPLGTLDTEFRDLMVHELRELHNRIHATTVYVTHDQMEAMSMADKIAVMNHGVIEQFGTPREIYDRPATMFVADFIGSPPMNFLGFGGGLAKGAKEIVVQGAKVAVPEVREDIAPSDMALGIRPEHIRFDDASKLRGAIYGTEYLGTTQIVAVETADGIIKARVPAEIRLNAGDHVGLALNSARLSLFDKGSGRAVRTAVHDTASQGRAQHG; encoded by the coding sequence ATGGCCGAGATCCGTGTTCAGCACCTGAGAAAGGCCTTCGGCGATTTCGTCGCCGTGCAGGATTCCAACTTCGTCGTCGAGGATGGCGAGTTCTTCGTCATGCTCGGGCCGTCGGGCTGCGGCAAGACGACGACACTGCGCATGATCGCCGGGCTCGAACTACCGACCGGCGGAGAGATCCTGCTCGGCGGCGAGGATGTCACAATGCTGCGGGCACGCGAGCGCGACATTGCTTTCGTCTTCCAGCTGTTCGCGCTCTATCCGCACATGAATGTGCGCAAGAACATCGGCTTTCCGCTCTTGGCGCAAGGCATGCCGTCGGCCGAAATCCGCGCACGCGTCGAAGAGACGGCAAAACTGCTACGTATCGACCATCTGCTCAACAAATCCGTCTCCGGCCTTGCCGGCGGCGACCGCCAGCGCGTGGCGCTCGGCCGCGCCATCGTGCGGCGGCCGAAATGCTTCCTGATGGACGAGCCACTCGGCACGCTCGACACCGAATTCCGCGACTTGATGGTCCATGAATTGCGCGAACTGCACAACCGCATCCACGCCACCACCGTCTATGTAACGCATGACCAGATGGAGGCGATGTCGATGGCCGACAAGATCGCTGTGATGAACCACGGCGTCATCGAGCAGTTCGGCACGCCGCGCGAAATCTACGACCGCCCGGCGACCATGTTCGTCGCCGACTTCATCGGCTCACCGCCGATGAATTTTCTGGGCTTCGGCGGCGGGCTCGCCAAGGGCGCGAAGGAGATCGTCGTCCAGGGCGCGAAGGTCGCGGTGCCGGAGGTGCGCGAGGATATCGCACCTAGCGACATGGCGCTCGGCATCCGGCCCGAACACATCCGCTTCGACGATGCCTCGAAGCTGCGCGGCGCTATCTACGGCACCGAGTATCTCGGCACCACGCAGATCGTCGCGGTGGAAACGGCAGACGGCATCATCAAGGCGCGGGTGCCGGCCGAAATCCGGCTCAATGCCGGCGATCATGTCGGCCTGGCGCTGAACAGCGCCCGGCTGTCGCTGTTCGACAAGGGATCGGGCCGCGCGGTGAGAACCGCGGTCCACGACACCGCCTCTCAGGGGAGAGCGCAGCATGGCTGA
- a CDS encoding carbohydrate ABC transporter permease: MSLTTAHSVVAPSANSKRIAGAIIIAYALISIVPLLWIFATSFKTPPDSIAYPPKIVFQPSIEGYCNLFTTRTRQTPEYINSLGPATGFCDETVRKRNMVIAGPSNFLPRFLNSLIIAFGSTFCAVFLGTLSAYGFSRFKVPLADDLLFFILSTRFMPPIAVAIPIYLMYRELGLSDTALGMILLYTAVNVSLAVWLLKGFIDEIPREYEEAAMIDGYTRLQAFWRTVLPQATTGIAATAIFCLIFAWNEYAFAALLTSGTAQTAPPFIPTIIGEGGQDWPAVAAGTTIFLVPILVFTILLRKQLLRGITFGAVRK; encoded by the coding sequence ATGAGCCTGACCACTGCCCATTCGGTCGTCGCACCGTCAGCGAATTCGAAGCGCATCGCCGGCGCGATCATCATCGCCTACGCGCTGATCTCGATCGTGCCGCTCTTGTGGATCTTCGCCACTAGCTTCAAGACGCCGCCGGACTCGATCGCCTATCCGCCCAAGATCGTGTTCCAGCCGAGCATCGAAGGCTATTGCAACCTGTTCACGACACGGACGCGGCAGACGCCGGAATACATCAACTCGCTGGGGCCGGCGACCGGCTTCTGCGACGAGACGGTGCGCAAGCGCAACATGGTGATCGCCGGCCCGTCCAACTTCCTGCCGCGCTTCCTCAACTCGCTGATCATCGCCTTCGGCTCGACCTTCTGCGCGGTTTTTCTCGGCACGCTGTCGGCCTATGGTTTCTCGCGCTTCAAGGTGCCGCTCGCCGACGACCTTCTGTTCTTCATCCTGTCGACGCGCTTCATGCCGCCGATCGCGGTCGCCATTCCGATCTACCTGATGTACCGCGAGCTTGGCCTGTCGGACACAGCGCTCGGCATGATCCTGCTCTACACGGCGGTCAACGTGTCGCTGGCGGTGTGGCTCTTGAAAGGCTTCATCGACGAGATCCCGCGCGAATATGAGGAAGCGGCGATGATCGACGGCTACACGCGGCTGCAGGCCTTCTGGCGCACCGTGCTGCCGCAGGCGACGACCGGCATTGCCGCGACCGCGATCTTCTGCCTGATCTTCGCCTGGAACGAATATGCCTTCGCGGCACTGCTGACCTCGGGCACGGCGCAGACCGCGCCGCCCTTCATCCCGACCATCATCGGCGAAGGCGGCCAGGACTGGCCGGCGGTCGCCGCCGGCACGACGATCTTCCTGGTGCCGATCCTGGTTTTCACCATCCTGCTTCGCAAGCAATTGCTGCGCGGCATCACATTCGGCGCGGTGCGCAAATGA
- a CDS encoding carbohydrate ABC transporter permease — protein MLNRTAENVARATPEPLARKVRGISDKGLAWLFISPTILLLLAINIFPLFWAIYLSFTNYRANRPNEVVKNLGFANYQRILGDHDIWIAMQTTAHFVFWTILLETLIGFTLAWLIDRKFRGHAFWTTLILVPMMLSPAVVGNFWRFLYEPQIGLFSYVISFVSGIPPTSIQMLSNVSLAPWSIIIVDTWMWTPYVMLICLAGLRSIPEYIYEAAEVDRASNWRQFWSITLPMALPFIMLAVLFRGIDNFKMFDMVNLLTGGGPGSTTEVASITLKRQAFESWRTGYSSAFAIILFVAVFGLANIYVKALNKVKQR, from the coding sequence ATGCTCAATCGGACCGCGGAGAACGTTGCCCGGGCGACCCCGGAACCGTTGGCCCGCAAAGTCCGGGGCATCAGCGACAAGGGCCTCGCCTGGCTGTTCATTTCGCCGACGATCCTGTTGCTGCTGGCCATCAACATCTTCCCGCTGTTTTGGGCGATCTATCTGTCCTTCACCAACTACCGGGCCAACCGGCCGAACGAAGTGGTGAAGAATCTCGGCTTTGCCAACTACCAGCGCATCCTGGGCGACCATGACATCTGGATCGCCATGCAGACGACGGCGCATTTCGTGTTCTGGACTATCCTGTTGGAAACGCTGATCGGCTTCACGCTCGCCTGGCTGATCGACCGGAAATTCCGCGGCCACGCCTTCTGGACGACGCTGATCCTGGTGCCGATGATGCTGTCGCCGGCGGTGGTCGGCAATTTCTGGCGCTTCCTCTACGAGCCGCAGATCGGCCTGTTCTCCTATGTCATCTCGTTCGTCAGCGGCATCCCGCCGACAAGCATCCAGATGCTCTCCAACGTGTCGCTGGCGCCATGGTCGATCATCATCGTCGATACCTGGATGTGGACGCCCTACGTGATGCTGATCTGCCTCGCCGGACTGCGCTCCATCCCGGAATACATCTATGAGGCGGCCGAGGTCGACCGCGCTTCCAACTGGCGGCAATTCTGGTCGATCACCCTGCCGATGGCGCTGCCCTTCATCATGTTGGCGGTGCTGTTTCGCGGCATCGACAACTTCAAGATGTTCGACATGGTCAATTTGCTCACCGGCGGCGGGCCCGGCTCGACCACCGAGGTCGCCTCGATCACGCTGAAGCGGCAAGCTTTCGAGAGCTGGCGCACCGGCTATTCCTCGGCCTTCGCCATCATCCTGTTCGTGGCGGTGTTCGGGCTCGCCAACATCTACGTCAAGGCGCTGAACAAGGTAAAGCAGAGATGA